The following DNA comes from Mucilaginibacter jinjuensis.
CAGTACCGGCGGCGTGGCTGTGTTGTAGGTTTCGGTAATGGTTACTGCCACTCCTTCATTAACACCATAGCCAAAATAGGTTTCGTATTCCAATAACGATGTTATCCTTAGCGCCTCTGTAACGTCAACAGTATTAATGGTTACTACCGGCAAAGGTGCGCCTGCAATACCTCTGGTTTCGGTATATCCAATAAATACCGGAATTGCTGTTTCTACCTCGGCTACTGATGGTGGAAACTTGGGTATTTCTTCGATGTAAACACCCGGGGTTTTGTAACTGAATGCCATAATATTGAATTGTTTATGTTAATAATTTAAATGCAGCTCCGAACAGTAGTAATTGAACCCATCCTTGTTGATAGTGCCCAACCTGTTAATAGTTGGATTAGCTATTGGCGATATATTGCCCAGAGAGGTTGATTCGATCGACAGGGTATTAACAGGTTGTTGATTAAATGGTATTGGCTTTACAGATATAAACTCGTTAGGGTCGCCGGCTGTAAAGGTGTACTTATCTGGCGCAGGGCGCGAATCATTGACCGATGTTACATCAGCCGTGCGGGCTATGTATCGCCATATAACAGCCCGGTTGGCAAACCTGATAACAAAGCGTGTTTTATTGGGCTTACCCGCAGCATCAAACAAGCCAAATACCGATGGAGAGGCGTAATTATTTACGATATTAATAATACCGAACACATCCCGCGATGCAGCCAGGGTGCTATCTATATAAATCAGGTTTTTCTGCCCGTTAATATCGATGCTATATTTACCGGACGGCAGGTTATCCAGCTTTAGCTGAATAGTGCTTTGCGCCGTATCATAGGTAAGGTTAATGGTATCTAACACCTTTTGATCATAAGCCGTACCAGCATTATTTAAGCCATTAACGTTTACCGTAAATGTGTTTGCAGGTGTTACCGCGAAACTGGTTATGTAAGGCGCAAGGGTAATCAGATCGCCACCGTTTACATATTGAACTTTATTGCGGTTAAGCCAGGCATCGGTATTGGTTAGTGCGTTGCCCGAGCCGGGTTTCAGTGCCTCATAAATATTGCCGGTGTTGGTTGCTACCAGATCGCCTATATTATAGGTAGTAGCATTATTATATAGCGCTATTTTAGATTGCAGCAGTACATCAGTACCCGATTGATTTTGATTGGTATTGCTAAAATAATACCGCTGCGGTGCCGATGGTGTATAGCTGAGATTGGTGAAATTATAAAAATGTACATGCTGTAATAGCATGGCAAATACAAAGTTTTTGGTTGATTGTATGGGTATTAATGGCAAGCCACTCTCATTTACCCGCACCAATACAAACAATTGGTTGCCGGCAAATTTGTACACCATCCCCATATTCTTCATTGCTACGGCTGTTTCGGCAGTAGGTACAATGGCAAAATCGGGGCAGCGCTGATCTGTATAATAATCATGCATCAACTCAACGCTGAATAATATGGCGTAATTTAAATTCATGATACGGCCTGTTGGTTTAAACTGTTAACATTGATTTCGGTGATGAGGCCGCCGCCTGCAACTACAGCATCTTCGTCGAGCGTAATTTGCCTTACCTTATACATTACTGAAGGCAGATATTTGCCACCAAGTGTACTCCACAGATGATTGATCTGCTCAAAATTGAGCGTATACAGATCTGTTATCAACTTAATGATACGGGGATCTAAATCGGGGTGACTAAGCGGCGTAAATACATTTTGATATTGAAAAAATTGGATAATATAAGCCAGCCATTTTAAGGCATCGGCATATTCGGCTTTATTAATAGATATTAATAAATATAAATTAATATATATCGGCGGGTTTTTATAAACTACAGAAGTATTATTTTTAAAATAGTTTTCCTGCTGCTTGGCAATACGGTCTTCCTCTACATTAACAAGCGTTAATACAGCCTTACCGTTAAGGCTGTTAGGGCCTGTGGTATCATTGTCCAATGCTTTGGAAACATTGCCCAAAATTAGCCTTGGGTCGGTATTAACGCCAAGTTTACCAGACAGATAAGCATTAATCTCATCCGACAGAAACTTCATTGTCTCGTAGATCATAAAACTATACTTAGGTTAATTGGAGCTAACAGATAGTTATTTCAGTAGATCTTTTAAAAGAAAAAGGTGAAAAACAAACGGCTTAAAACGGGATAATAGCTGGCACTGATAGTATATTATAAAGGTATATAATATTATTATATAAATACAAATCTTTTTTATAATATTTTATATATGATTTATAAACAAATGTGAAACTTGTTGCGCAAGCCCTTATTTTTACGGAAATTGTTGCTGATATCATCAACCTAAAATTTCCACCTATGAAAATAGCTACCTATAATGTTAACGGCGTAAACGGACGCCTGCCTGTATTACTCCGCTGGCTCGAAGAAACCCAACCCGATGTTGTTTGCCTGCAGGAATTAAAAGCCCCGCAAGAAAAATTCCCTGAACAAGCCATACTGGATGCTGGATACAATGCGATATGGCACGGACAAAAAAGCTGGAACGGCGTAGCGATATTATCACGCAACCTACCCATACAGGAATTAAAACGAGGCCTGCCCGGCGACCCCGAGGATGAGCATAGCCGTTATATAGAAGCATTAGTTAATGGTGTTGTTATTGGCTGTTTATATCTACCTAATGGCAATCCTGCTCCCGGCCCCAAGTTTGATTATAAATTAAGCTGGTTCGAGCGCCTGATAACCCATGCCAGCGGTTTATTGGCCAAAGATATCCCCGTAATATTAACCGGCGATTACAATGTAATACCTACCGAGATTGATGTTTACAAACCAGAGCGCTGGCTGGAAGATGCCCTGTTCAGACCTGAAACACGGATAGCTTTTAAAACACTGGTTGACCAGGGATGGACGGATGCCATCCGCAAGCTGCACCCCCACGAGAAGGTTTATACCTTTTATGATTATTTCCGCAATGCTTATGGCCGCGATGCAGGTTTACGGATCGATCACTTTTTATTAAGCCCCAAAATTGACAAACGTCTTATCGCCGCAGGTGTTGACCGCAACGTGCGCGGATGGGAAAAAACAAGCGACCATTGCCCGGTATGGATAGAACTAACTGATGAGTAATTACTTAGTAAAGTTTCAATTAGCATATAGAAAAGACCGGAAAACTATTTTTCTGGTCTTTTTTTATACATACATAACGTACAATTAACTGAATATTTGCAAAAACGTTTAATTAATTTAAACACTGTGTTGCATTTTTTGTTTAAAAATGACCATTTTAGAACTAATCAATCATTTAACACAATCAAAAAGTCATTTTTTTCATATAATTATTAAATTTTAATAAAAAAGACAAAATAAAACCTATAAATTTGTTCGTTAAATTAATTTAACAAATAAAAACGAAGAAAAACGTTACTAATTTTATATAAAATCATTTGCAATTAATTTCATGGACAAGAAAAAGCTCGAATTCGATATAAATAATTGCTACTTATCTCAAAATTGTGTTAAAGAATGGTTACCTGCTATTGCTTTTAATCGAAAAGATTTCAAAGTAAAGAAAGGCGAGCTCATTTTTAAGGAAGGCGACGAGGTTAAGGGCATTTATTTTGTTAATACCGGCGTGGTTAAAGTCCATAAAAGATGGGATGATGATAAAGACCTGATTATAAGGTTCGCCAAAAGCGGATCTATTCTGGGACACCGTGGCTTGGGCGGCGATAATGAACCCTATCCGGTTTCGGCAACAGCTTTAGAGAACTGCATTATCAGTTTTTTTGATATGGATTTCTTCGAAAATACTATCAAAGTAAACAGCGGTTTTACCTATAAGCTGCTTATGTTTTTTGCAGAGGAATTAAGGGAATCTGAAAGAAAGATGCGTAACCTGGCACACATGCCTGTTAAGGGCCGTATTGCAGAAGCATTATTATTGTTAGATAAACAATTCGGCCATGATTATAATGGCGTTATCAATATAGAACTAAGCCGTCAGGATTTGGCTTCATTTGCCGGCACTACTTACGAAACTGTTTTTAGGGTAATGAATGACCTGATGGGCGAGCGCTTGGTTAGCGTAACAGGCAAAAGTATCATCATCACCAATTACAAAGGCTTATCAAAACTTACCCAGGAGGCAGAGACCAAATATTTCCCAATCAGCCTGGCCGGATAAAGCACCCATCTCCTACATCTTTCTAAATCTACGGTACAATTTTTCTACAGATTTCTTATCTATTTTCAGTCAGAATCAGGTGGTACAAATCCTGGTCCGCCTGACAAATGCTTAGAAATACCCCTTCGAAAATACCCTACAGATTAAAGATCAATAAGGCGATATACATTTGTCTCTTTGCATTACTAACAGGCAATCATCTTTTAGCACAAACAGAAAAGTTTACGTCAAGGCTTTATTTTCCAGGTGGCATTGGCTACAACGCAGTAAATAACGATGCCGCCGGTATTGCTTTTAAAAACGGCTTCTCGCTTAATACCGGGGCTGAGTATCGCCCCAAATACATCAACGCCTTATTTTACCGTTTTAACTATGATGTTTTAAACAGTAGCTATACGCATAACAGTTTTATAAACACCAACGTAAGCAATGGTAAGTTTACGAGTAACTGCTTTGTATTGGGTGCCGGTTACCGCATGAGCTACAAAGGCATGGGCCTTTATGCGCTTGCCCAACCTGGCTTAATTAATCATGGCTATGATAAGGTTACCTACCTGGATAATAACGAAATTACGGTGAGTAGCGCCACGCAGCACAATGCCATTATCAAGTTAGCGGCGGGGATTGAATATTATATCGTTCCGCATTTTGCCCTGGTCTTGGAGCCTTCTTACTATCAAAACCTATCGAACAAAAACAACCTTACGCCAAGTTTCTTCAACATCAACATTGGTTTTACCACAACGCTGTTTTAGCTAATATGATCAGGTTGATTATTTACCACCCTGATCTTGCGGAACAGATTGATCGCCGTTGTCTTCTTTATTCTTTTTAAACTCCAGTTTACCGAATTTATAATTAAGGCTGATACCGAATGAACGGTACGGCACTTCCCTTAAACTCGACTGGTTAAAGTTGGCTCCATTGGTAGTGGTTGTTTGCTTAACGTATTGGTTAAACGGATTAGCCATAGTTAACCCCAGGCTCAGCTTTTTTTCCATAAACTGTTTGCGGAACGCGATGTTATAAAACCCAAATGCCGGGCGCTCACCCTGGATACCTTTCTGGCTCGAGTTATAGTTACCAAATACTTCGCCCACCAAGTTATGTGGAAACTGGTAGCTCGCATTCAGGTTAGCACGATAAGCAAAGCCCGTAACCGTTGCCAAACCTGGCGTACTGTTGCTGCGTGATCCTAATTGAATATTAGACCGCAGGCTCAATTTACCCACAGGCACAGAGCCATATAAATTCAACCCCACCCCTGTTTGTGAACCTATATTATAGCGCTGGCTTAAGGCAACGTTGCTGTATTCCGTTCCGCCAATATCCAGTACCGAATAAAAAGTAGTTAATGATTGTATATCATCGGTATTGTGCCTGTAAAAAGCTGAAGCCGATATATTGCTGCCGCTATCAAACGATTTACTGTAGCCAAGCTCATAATTATGGCCAATTTCCGGTTTCAGATTAGGGTTACCTGTGCTGATGTTGTGCGGGTCGCTGATGTTATAGAATGGGTTCAGGTCGCCGTAATCGGGGCGCTCGATACGGTATGAATAAGAGAACTTGATAGATTGCGACTGGTTTTTTCCAAACTTGTGCAACACCGTAAACGACGGTGCGAAAGTATTATAACCAGGAATTTGTGTTCCGGGAAAATCAGCATTGGTAACTGTGCGCTCATAACGCAAGCCTGCCTTACCTTCCAGAAAATCATTAAATAGTTGAAATGAACCCGATACATAACCTGCATATATCTTTCTGTCATAGTTAAAGCTATATGTCTGATTAGCATTCGGCACGTAACTACCATCGTTAAATAAAGTATCGGTAGCTACACTGTTGTTCAGGTCCTCTAAAACTGCTTTGGCACCTGTTTCTAAGGTAAATGCCTTGCTGAACGGCTGAGTATAATCAATAGAAATATTGGTTTCATGATCGCGGCCGGGGTTATTACTCATCGATCCCGATGATGGATAACCGCCTGTTAAATAATCCTGCTCCTGCGAATAGTAAGATGTGTTTTTACCATAGCTCGAATTATATAAGATCTCCAGCTCCTGTCCTTCCTTTTTAAAGGTATGCTTATAATCTAAACTCCAGTCGGTTGAGTGGGCGTTGAAACGACTTGCAGAATTGCGGATACTTGAAATATCTGACAGTAGGTTATTAGACGGCAAGCCCAGGATTTGCTGATCCTGGTTAGTGATACTGGTATTGGTATTGCTAAAATGATTAAACCCTACTGAACCGGTAAGGTTATCATGCTTACTAAGATCCCACTGAAAATTAACGCCCGACTGGTATCCCCCACGCTTAAATTTACCGTCCCCGTTTTGTAGCAGGTTAGTTAAACTATCGCGCGAATCATTATAAGATTGCCTGGTGGTTCTTGTATGGGTGGTTGAACTCAACTGTTCATTTCCGCTAAAAAACACACCTGCGCCAAAATTGCCTTTGCGTGCATTCAAATTAAATGAACCGTTCTCTAAACGGGTACCAGCAGATAAATTAACCGTACCATTAATGCCCTGTACCTTGCTATCCTTCAAAACTATATTAATAATACCACCTGTACCCGTAGCATCATATTTAGCACCGGGGCTGGTAATTACTTCAATACTTTTAATCTGGCTGGCTGGGATTGATTGCAGTGCATCGGCCAAACTCGAGCCAAAAATACTTGATGGCTTCCCATTGATCAGGAAACGGATGTTTGAATTTCCCTGCAACTCCACATTACCATCAATATCAACACTTACCTGCGGTACCTTTTTCAATACATCAATAGCCACACCACCTTGTGCTGTTAAATCATTGGCGGTATTGTACACCATTTTATCTATCTTATTTTCTACAACAGGGGCTTTGGCTACAATATTTACATCCTTTAATGTAGTTTGCGCCGGGCTTAATATTATAGTGCCGATGGATTTATTAGCGCCATTCGCCACCGTAACATTATCAATCGTTTGGCGTTGATAACCCAGAAAATCAACCGTAACACGGTAAGTACCATCCGGGATATTGCTAATTTTAAAACCGCCCTTCGCATCAGAACTTGCGCCATTAAACGGACTGGTAGACCCGGATTTGTAAACACTGATGGTAGCATAATCAACCGGCTGTTTGGTATCAGCATCGATAATTTTACCTGATATAATGCCTTTTGACTGGCCAAAAACTGTTAAACTAAATAAAACGGATATGATTAAGATACAGCAATACTTCATTCTGATGGAAATTCTATAAGCTGCAAAAATCTAATAAAACTCTGTACTAAAGTTGAATTTTAACCGATAAACGGCCATAGTAGCGTTCATCAACTAATTTGTTACAATATGTTAATTTAAGGTTAGCAAATTGCGATGAGCAACACCGTGTCGATAAAATACTTATTATCAAATAATTGGTATATTTATTTATCATGACCGAAACCACAATTGATGATATTATCCAGTCGCTGCAAAACATTATTGCAAAATGTGCAGCTGCTAACAGCCGTTTAGGTTACTTCGCTACCCTGTATTTAAAGGTAACGCAAAGCGTTAAAGACGGCATTGCGTCCGGCCAGTTCCAGGACGGGCAGAGGATGGAAAAACTGGATGTAGTATTTGCCAGCCGGTATCTCGACGCATACCAAAAGTGGACCAGCCACCAACCCACCACAACCTCATGGGCTATTGCATTTGAGCAGGCCGAAAAATCATCTGTGCTGGTATTACAACATTTACTTTTAGGGATGAATGCCCACATCAACCTAGATCTGGGCATTGCCGCGGTTGAAGTTTGCGAGGGCCAGCCCCTGGCAAACTTATCGCAGGATTTTGATGCTATTAATACCATCATCGCTGCACTAACCAACCAGGTGTTATTTGAATTAGGACAGGTTTCGCCTTTGCTTTCCTTATTGGGGCTGCATGCCTCAAACGCTAATTCTGCATTGATACAATTTAGCATTGGCAATGCCCGTGATGGCGCCTGGTGTTTTGCAGAAAGCCTGATTGCTCAAAAGCCCGAAGATTATGCAGCCTTTATCGCCACGAGAGATAAAACCATCCACAACCTTGGCAATAGCATAGTTGATACAAGTGGCTTTATGCGCTTAACTGTATGGCTCATCCATTTATTTGAGTGGAAAAAACCATCAAGGATTATCAAAGCGCTCAACGAATATCAGAAAAAGAAGATTGTTGTAGCTAAATGATTATAAATCCGGCAATAAACTCTTAATAATAATGGACGAAGCTTGCTGACAAAAATCAAGCCCCGAGTAATCGGGGTTATATCCGCCTATGTAAGAAACCGCCATAATATAAATCCGTTCGTTTAATGCCCCGTAGGCATCCACCACCTCGAAACTATCATTAATGGCAACGCCGGGTACTTTCAAGTAATAATCGCCACGTTGGTCTTGCGTAACATCTTTTCCATCAATCAAAGCCTTGCGACCGGCTTCTGCCGATCTGAATTTGAGCCGCGCAGGGGTAATGGTATGCTTATCGCGCAGGCTTTTAAACGGAAACTCATCATACGTTAAATGCGGCTGGCCTATGCAATTTACATAAGTGTTAAAGTATACCGACTGCTGTTTCCCTTGCGGATCTGTGTAGTAATAAGTAGCGCCGCCGTGGGGTTCTGCCTCTACCCTGTTATCGTATCCAACCTCAACCAGGCTCAGCACACCGGCATTATGCAGGGCAATCAATTCTTCGGCCGAACTTTGTGGTGTATAGGCTATAACAATAGAGATCAATGGCATCAGCGTTTTTTGCAGCCTTTGCATATCTTCTGCCGATAAATGTTTGGCCGGATAATTCAATGCGAAGCTGAGCGTGCCCAGCATCTCTTTCCAGTAAATGGATTCTCTTTTTTTAATCGATTTTTCCGCTTCGGCATACTCGGCTTTCAGCAATTGAAAGGGATCTTTATCTTCCCTGAAATTCATGATAAAGGCCACAAAATCTTCAAGTTGCATATTCTTAACCCGCTCATAAAAACCGGGATCTTCCACGCGAATAGGCTCAATAAAATCTTTCTTGAAGATATAATCCAGCGCTAGAAAGCCATCATTGGCCGCAATGTGAGTTTTGATCTCTTCTTTGCCGGCCAATGGCTTGTTTGACAGGTGCGAATCCTTCAAATGAAACCTCACCGCAGGCAGCATGCCTTCGCGGCTGTGCATCACCAATCTGAAACCAGGGCTATCATCTGCAAGGCGATAAAAGAGTTTACCATCTTTATCCTTATCGAAGGTACCGTTATAACGGGCCAGCGTTTTGATGGCATCAATGGCAGTAAGCGACGAACCCGTGATAGCCACGGGATGATTGAGTTTTAACCTGAGTTTTGCGGGCGGATAAGGCGAATCGAAATAATTGGGGCTCTTACCTTCATTTTTAACCGGCCAGCTGTGACCGCTACAAATAATTACATGATCGAATTCGAATTTCTGCTCTTGATTTATTTCTACTAAAACCAATTCCTGTTCGGGGTAATCAATTATATCAGTTACGTGGCTGTTATAGTGTACTTCGAAATCAACACCTGCTTCTTTAGCCTGCTTCAGCAACAGATCGAACTGTGCTTTAAGGTACTGCCCGAATAGCAAACGCGGTAATACTTTATATTCGTTAAAACGGTCTACATCGATATGATATTTATCGAGGGTATCTTTAGGTATCGTTTTAATCCAATCGGCAAGCGGGGTAACCAAATCAGGGATTTCGTTGCCAGATACGTTGGTAACATGCTCATCATTAGCGCCATCTGTACTGTAAGGCATCCCTGCACCCAGGTTATTTTTCTTCTCGAAGATAGTGATAGATAAATCAGACGATTTAGCCTCTAACAACCTTTTAAACATGAATAAGCCGCTCGGCCCACCGCCAAGAATGGCGATCCGTTTTTTGTTTTTCAAGTTCTAAGCGTTGTAGTTTATTGGTATATTTAGTTCGGTAACCAGAATTTGGCTACGGTTATATTAACCACCCGACTTAAGCTTTGTTTGATAAGAACAATTTAAGAGCAAGCAGTATAATTATTGAAACCCTCATAAATAATGGAAGAAAATAGCGACAACATAAAGCCATCAATAAGTAATCCCAGCGACCATCTGGCCAACGAGCGCACCTTTTTGGCATGGATCAGAACAGGCATTGCGTTAATGGGCTTTGGTTTTGTGGTGGTTAAGTTTGCTCTGTTTATCAGGCAAATTGCATTGGCGCTGCATAAACCCGGCATGCCCGAACCCAGCCCGGCCTATTCATCACAAATTGGCACCATGTTAATTGCCGG
Coding sequences within:
- a CDS encoding DUF4255 domain-containing protein, with protein sequence MIYETMKFLSDEINAYLSGKLGVNTDPRLILGNVSKALDNDTTGPNSLNGKAVLTLVNVEEDRIAKQQENYFKNNTSVVYKNPPIYINLYLLISINKAEYADALKWLAYIIQFFQYQNVFTPLSHPDLDPRIIKLITDLYTLNFEQINHLWSTLGGKYLPSVMYKVRQITLDEDAVVAGGGLITEINVNSLNQQAVS
- the xth gene encoding exodeoxyribonuclease III; translation: MKIATYNVNGVNGRLPVLLRWLEETQPDVVCLQELKAPQEKFPEQAILDAGYNAIWHGQKSWNGVAILSRNLPIQELKRGLPGDPEDEHSRYIEALVNGVVIGCLYLPNGNPAPGPKFDYKLSWFERLITHASGLLAKDIPVILTGDYNVIPTEIDVYKPERWLEDALFRPETRIAFKTLVDQGWTDAIRKLHPHEKVYTFYDYFRNAYGRDAGLRIDHFLLSPKIDKRLIAAGVDRNVRGWEKTSDHCPVWIELTDE
- a CDS encoding Crp/Fnr family transcriptional regulator, with translation MDKKKLEFDINNCYLSQNCVKEWLPAIAFNRKDFKVKKGELIFKEGDEVKGIYFVNTGVVKVHKRWDDDKDLIIRFAKSGSILGHRGLGGDNEPYPVSATALENCIISFFDMDFFENTIKVNSGFTYKLLMFFAEELRESERKMRNLAHMPVKGRIAEALLLLDKQFGHDYNGVINIELSRQDLASFAGTTYETVFRVMNDLMGERLVSVTGKSIIITNYKGLSKLTQEAETKYFPISLAG
- a CDS encoding outer membrane beta-barrel protein; its protein translation is MLRNTPSKIPYRLKINKAIYICLFALLTGNHLLAQTEKFTSRLYFPGGIGYNAVNNDAAGIAFKNGFSLNTGAEYRPKYINALFYRFNYDVLNSSYTHNSFINTNVSNGKFTSNCFVLGAGYRMSYKGMGLYALAQPGLINHGYDKVTYLDNNEITVSSATQHNAIIKLAAGIEYYIVPHFALVLEPSYYQNLSNKNNLTPSFFNINIGFTTTLF
- a CDS encoding outer membrane beta-barrel family protein; translation: MKYCCILIISVLFSLTVFGQSKGIISGKIIDADTKQPVDYATISVYKSGSTSPFNGASSDAKGGFKISNIPDGTYRVTVDFLGYQRQTIDNVTVANGANKSIGTIILSPAQTTLKDVNIVAKAPVVENKIDKMVYNTANDLTAQGGVAIDVLKKVPQVSVDIDGNVELQGNSNIRFLINGKPSSIFGSSLADALQSIPASQIKSIEVITSPGAKYDATGTGGIINIVLKDSKVQGINGTVNLSAGTRLENGSFNLNARKGNFGAGVFFSGNEQLSSTTHTRTTRQSYNDSRDSLTNLLQNGDGKFKRGGYQSGVNFQWDLSKHDNLTGSVGFNHFSNTNTSITNQDQQILGLPSNNLLSDISSIRNSASRFNAHSTDWSLDYKHTFKKEGQELEILYNSSYGKNTSYYSQEQDYLTGGYPSSGSMSNNPGRDHETNISIDYTQPFSKAFTLETGAKAVLEDLNNSVATDTLFNDGSYVPNANQTYSFNYDRKIYAGYVSGSFQLFNDFLEGKAGLRYERTVTNADFPGTQIPGYNTFAPSFTVLHKFGKNQSQSIKFSYSYRIERPDYGDLNPFYNISDPHNISTGNPNLKPEIGHNYELGYSKSFDSGSNISASAFYRHNTDDIQSLTTFYSVLDIGGTEYSNVALSQRYNIGSQTGVGLNLYGSVPVGKLSLRSNIQLGSRSNSTPGLATVTGFAYRANLNASYQFPHNLVGEVFGNYNSSQKGIQGERPAFGFYNIAFRKQFMEKKLSLGLTMANPFNQYVKQTTTTNGANFNQSSLREVPYRSFGISLNYKFGKLEFKKNKEDNGDQSVPQDQGGK
- a CDS encoding DUF5995 family protein; protein product: MTETTIDDIIQSLQNIIAKCAAANSRLGYFATLYLKVTQSVKDGIASGQFQDGQRMEKLDVVFASRYLDAYQKWTSHQPTTTSWAIAFEQAEKSSVLVLQHLLLGMNAHINLDLGIAAVEVCEGQPLANLSQDFDAINTIIAALTNQVLFELGQVSPLLSLLGLHASNANSALIQFSIGNARDGAWCFAESLIAQKPEDYAAFIATRDKTIHNLGNSIVDTSGFMRLTVWLIHLFEWKKPSRIIKALNEYQKKKIVVAK
- a CDS encoding FAD/NAD(P)-binding protein gives rise to the protein MKNKKRIAILGGGPSGLFMFKRLLEAKSSDLSITIFEKKNNLGAGMPYSTDGANDEHVTNVSGNEIPDLVTPLADWIKTIPKDTLDKYHIDVDRFNEYKVLPRLLFGQYLKAQFDLLLKQAKEAGVDFEVHYNSHVTDIIDYPEQELVLVEINQEQKFEFDHVIICSGHSWPVKNEGKSPNYFDSPYPPAKLRLKLNHPVAITGSSLTAIDAIKTLARYNGTFDKDKDGKLFYRLADDSPGFRLVMHSREGMLPAVRFHLKDSHLSNKPLAGKEEIKTHIAANDGFLALDYIFKKDFIEPIRVEDPGFYERVKNMQLEDFVAFIMNFREDKDPFQLLKAEYAEAEKSIKKRESIYWKEMLGTLSFALNYPAKHLSAEDMQRLQKTLMPLISIVIAYTPQSSAEELIALHNAGVLSLVEVGYDNRVEAEPHGGATYYYTDPQGKQQSVYFNTYVNCIGQPHLTYDEFPFKSLRDKHTITPARLKFRSAEAGRKALIDGKDVTQDQRGDYYLKVPGVAINDSFEVVDAYGALNERIYIMAVSYIGGYNPDYSGLDFCQQASSIIIKSLLPDL
- a CDS encoding YidH family protein, translated to MEENSDNIKPSISNPSDHLANERTFLAWIRTGIALMGFGFVVVKFALFIRQIALALHKPGMPEPSPAYSSQIGTMLIAGGIIMVGYAYKRYRITERQLFQHQYRPSYLLAILVTVLILISGIALIFFLLPNL